A genomic window from Streptomyces sp. MST-110588 includes:
- a CDS encoding AAA family ATPase, which translates to MGRHPELMSLLRAADLGIEACGTERVLMDEAALRRQYGGRVPPHVLRRLEEEGPLEVVRPWMAHRGRNGTVQIDLHDESAGTRALLDQAPQFLSVLRTGGTFVVDEIDASLHSLLTTGLIGLFQNPETNRWGAQLVFTTHDPSLLGRRDGEDILKRDQVWFVEKDQYGESRLYALAEFRPRKDENRERRYLGGSYGGVPYIDESFSRALRERGAGAVGEDAEAERQTDSGASEQGDRSAAQAEITRPC; encoded by the coding sequence ATGGGCAGGCATCCGGAGCTGATGAGCCTGCTGCGGGCGGCGGATCTCGGTATCGAAGCCTGCGGCACCGAGCGGGTACTCATGGACGAGGCCGCCCTGCGGCGGCAGTACGGGGGGCGTGTCCCTCCCCACGTACTGCGACGGCTGGAGGAGGAGGGTCCTCTCGAGGTCGTCCGCCCCTGGATGGCGCACCGTGGACGGAACGGGACGGTCCAGATAGACCTCCACGACGAGTCGGCGGGCACGCGCGCGCTCCTGGACCAGGCCCCGCAGTTCCTCAGCGTGCTGCGGACCGGCGGCACCTTCGTCGTCGACGAGATCGACGCGAGTCTGCACTCGCTGCTCACCACAGGCCTGATCGGGCTGTTCCAGAACCCCGAAACCAACCGATGGGGCGCCCAACTCGTCTTCACCACCCACGATCCGTCCCTGTTGGGGCGTCGTGACGGGGAGGACATCCTCAAGCGCGACCAGGTGTGGTTCGTGGAGAAGGACCAGTACGGGGAGTCGAGGCTGTACGCACTCGCCGAGTTCAGGCCACGCAAGGACGAGAACCGCGAACGCCGCTATCTGGGCGGCAGTTATGGTGGAGTGCCGTACATCGACGAGAGTTTCTCGCGCGCTCTGCGCGAGAGGGGAGCGGGGGCGGTTGGCGAGGACGCCGAAGCCGAGCGGCAGACGGACTCCGGCGCGTCCGAGCAGGGAGACCGATCTGCGGCGCAAGCAGAGATTACTCGACCCTGCTGA
- a CDS encoding ATP-binding protein, protein MREDRRLFPATPLGARRARHWVAERLDALGPAGEPDRVADVLLVLAELAANAITHGHVPGRDFRVAVTSAEDRIRVEVTDARPERRPPVDGTLPCAPAWAEQGRGLAVVAALADGWGCDRGTADLTKTVWAEFKR, encoded by the coding sequence GTGCGAGAAGACCGCCGCCTGTTCCCCGCCACGCCCCTCGGGGCCCGCCGGGCACGCCACTGGGTGGCCGAGCGTCTGGACGCTCTCGGCCCCGCCGGCGAACCGGACCGCGTGGCGGACGTCCTGCTCGTGCTCGCCGAACTGGCCGCCAACGCGATCACTCACGGTCACGTGCCCGGCAGGGACTTCCGCGTCGCTGTGACTTCCGCGGAAGACCGCATCCGAGTGGAGGTCACGGATGCCCGGCCCGAGCGCCGGCCGCCCGTGGACGGCACGCTGCCGTGCGCCCCCGCGTGGGCCGAACAGGGGCGGGGTCTGGCCGTCGTCGCCGCACTCGCCGACGGCTGGGGCTGCGACCGTGGCACCGCCGACCTGACGAAGACGGTGTGGGCGGAGTTCAAGCGTTGA
- a CDS encoding DUF397 domain-containing protein: protein MVHSPAQDTQLRWFKSTYSGPDGGDCIEVAVDTTRVLVRDSKDAHGPRLRFSSASWTVFTSYAGQAEG, encoded by the coding sequence GTGGTTCACTCACCCGCTCAAGACACTCAACTCCGCTGGTTCAAGAGCACGTACAGCGGACCGGACGGCGGCGACTGCATAGAAGTCGCCGTCGACACCACCCGCGTCCTCGTACGCGACTCCAAGGACGCGCACGGCCCGCGGCTCAGGTTCTCCTCGGCATCGTGGACCGTCTTCACCTCGTACGCCGGTCAGGCCGAGGGCTGA
- a CDS encoding AAA family ATPase, protein MLLSFRVVNHRSFRDEQQLNLHPVYEDDRPAGTDWEAVPVTGIFGANASGKSNLVAALRYMADMVVNSHREAEPDGGVLRHPFLLDEEARGEPSWYIADLLLGGVRYTYGFAVDDERVVEEWLDSYPRGRKRSLFERKGEHVSPGDSQRSGQLALVESITEPNVLFLSLAARSKQKDFRPVYDWFSRSLRFRLSPD, encoded by the coding sequence GTGTTGCTCAGCTTCCGCGTGGTCAACCACCGGTCCTTCCGAGACGAACAGCAACTCAACCTGCACCCCGTGTACGAGGACGACCGACCGGCCGGCACGGACTGGGAAGCGGTCCCGGTGACGGGGATCTTCGGTGCCAACGCCTCCGGCAAGTCGAACCTGGTCGCTGCCCTGCGCTACATGGCCGACATGGTGGTCAACTCCCACCGCGAGGCGGAGCCGGACGGCGGGGTCCTTCGCCACCCCTTCCTGCTGGACGAGGAGGCGCGCGGGGAGCCGTCCTGGTACATCGCCGACCTTCTGCTGGGGGGCGTCCGTTACACCTACGGCTTCGCCGTGGACGACGAGCGTGTCGTCGAGGAGTGGCTCGACAGCTACCCCCGAGGCAGGAAGCGTTCCCTGTTCGAGCGCAAGGGTGAGCATGTCTCCCCGGGGGACTCCCAGCGTTCAGGTCAGCTGGCGTTGGTGGAGAGCATCACCGAGCCGAACGTTCTGTTCCTGTCGCTCGCGGCCCGCTCGAAGCAGAAGGACTTCCGCCCGGTCTACGACTGGTTCTCCCGGAGCCTGAGGTTCCGCCTGTCCCCGGACTGA
- a CDS encoding helix-turn-helix transcriptional regulator, translating into MGGKGNGRGEASSTARDDGNPAIWAGYGRLLKLLRERAGLTQTHLAEAIGYSVEQVASVEQGRRPAKADFTRRAEEALGVSGELAVLQPEVDRAKLPLFFQDFAGIEAEAVSRCSYDPLLIPGLLQSPEYARAILAVRYPPLDDEAQEQQLEARLRRQVVLTGKLSIDFSFIVGESVLRCPVGDSGILKGQLHRMLEMQQLPNVDVQVVPTLNGAHTGLHGPLVIVETTAHRRYAYFESHGESMVISDPAKVSILGLRYGKLRTQALNADESRRLIDRIAGEL; encoded by the coding sequence ATGGGCGGCAAAGGCAACGGGCGCGGCGAGGCATCGAGCACCGCGCGCGACGACGGCAACCCGGCCATCTGGGCCGGATACGGGCGCCTGTTGAAGCTGTTACGTGAGCGGGCAGGCCTGACGCAGACCCACCTCGCCGAGGCCATCGGGTACTCGGTCGAACAGGTCGCCTCCGTCGAGCAGGGACGCAGACCGGCGAAGGCCGACTTCACGCGGCGCGCGGAGGAGGCACTGGGGGTGAGCGGCGAACTGGCGGTGCTGCAACCGGAGGTTGATCGGGCGAAGTTGCCGTTGTTCTTCCAGGACTTCGCGGGGATCGAGGCGGAGGCGGTGAGTCGGTGTTCTTATGATCCGCTGCTGATTCCGGGGTTGCTCCAGTCCCCGGAGTACGCGCGAGCCATACTCGCCGTTCGGTATCCGCCTCTCGACGACGAAGCCCAAGAGCAGCAGTTGGAGGCACGGCTCAGAAGGCAGGTCGTTCTCACCGGCAAGCTGTCGATCGACTTCTCGTTCATCGTCGGGGAGTCGGTCCTGCGCTGCCCGGTCGGTGACTCCGGCATTCTGAAGGGGCAGTTGCATCGGATGCTGGAGATGCAGCAGCTCCCGAACGTCGACGTGCAGGTTGTCCCGACGTTGAACGGGGCACACACCGGCCTCCATGGGCCGCTCGTGATAGTGGAGACCACGGCACATCGGCGGTACGCCTACTTCGAGTCGCACGGCGAGAGCATGGTCATCTCCGATCCAGCCAAGGTCAGCATTCTCGGGCTGCGCTATGGGAAGCTGCGCACACAGGCACTCAATGCCGATGAGTCGCGCCGCCTCATCGATCGGATCGCAGGAGAGCTGTAG
- a CDS encoding type IIL restriction-modification enzyme MmeI, which translates to MSRRPAVSKGLAAARAKALDGRGQHQRWLDLTEVSGPFLTMPVLLEAWPQLDALEKDERARLRARHADWQADTTAGRDEWIAYVLRTLLGWGDALTLRQGEDEDLALDRLALPVPEHDTRVRPDFALAEPGAPLATEPDAESAAKRVRLLGLILPTGTPPTARTTRDDWAATPADRLARLCRYHGVPLGLATDGRWWCLVWAPAGGVTTTAVFDAIGWGEAAERDVVRAFRSLLSRTRFFSYDEPETLLGLLKKSLAAGDDVTDALGVQVRQAVELLVDAIGRADARAMEHGAPGLRAEKVSAGEVYRAAVAVMMRVVFLLFAEERGLLPADNPVYAQSYSARFLRDELKKRADAEGEDALDHTTSAWHRLIALFHAVHGGVDHPELRLPAYDGSLFDPRKYPWLEDRSPLLPIDDRTVLHMLQSVQEVHVGTGRQREVRTLSFRALDVEQIGYVYEGLLSYGGERAVEPMVGLIGPGGSEHEVPLRELETLAAQTKDVKGLAKKIHTKWKEPKPPASESALAKALAPFKDAAEEEEARRLLQAVSRDAGLTARLMPFFRIIRMDLRGLPVVIQAGALFVTESVLRKNTGTHYTPRFLAEEVVRHALEPLMYEVGPLQTADEKQWKPKSAEQILELKVADIAMGSAAFLVAACRYLGDRLIEAWAREGDERAVAYRERRAVDAVTASDAESDPVVIEARRDVIEHCLYGADVNPMAVEMAKLSLWLVSMDPSRPFTFLDDRLVAGDSLLGVSSMEQIQGLHLRPQRQTDEWTGKARAMVEELTRERLAITAIKGVDLEALRKKRERLALVNEHAKRLRLVGDLLAGAALGTCASGRVPWYEPEGGERMRDLFPYAAQLAAAVVAEGVGDDADVVRVARETAREWLAAELPDDGLERVPLHWPLVFPEVFTGRGGFDAIVGNPPFLGGQKLTGALGEAYREYLVDFLARGKRGSADLVAYFELRVHGLLNGGGQTGLIATNTLAQGDTREVGLDQLERDGVAIRRAIKSAEWPSRSANLEYCAVWTSRARLGEGTECVVDDEVVHNGISTSLYPGTRITSWVMPLAQNASTSFIGSYVLGMGFTLPENEAKDWIAQDERYAEVLFPYLNGQDINQNVGHGTNRWIINFHNWPESKAATYTKAYEKVIRDVKPERAQNNDRSRREIWWRFTRPAPELQEAISSLERCIAITLVSKVVMPVMVPTGQVFSHMLGVFASDDAALLAVLSSSLHYWWTIDRCSTLETRIRYTPSDVFETLVRPPLTDRLRTAGTSLDTYRRDLMLRRNIGLTDTYNLIHDETCQDADIIELRRIHEEIDKATIEAYGWLDLLDETGATKPADPTHERVPLDHGFHDTDQGPRYTIGLLARTEIIDRLRQLNHQAYADEVFLGLHKKPAKHPDMPPPSQEARRKKAQGKEVQAVDFNDGSLFQPEGTIF; encoded by the coding sequence ATGAGCCGCCGCCCCGCCGTCTCCAAGGGCCTCGCCGCCGCCCGCGCCAAGGCGCTCGACGGCCGAGGCCAGCACCAGCGGTGGCTGGACCTCACCGAGGTCTCCGGCCCCTTCCTGACCATGCCGGTTCTGCTGGAGGCCTGGCCGCAGCTCGACGCCCTCGAAAAGGACGAGCGGGCCCGGCTGCGCGCCCGTCACGCCGACTGGCAGGCCGACACCACCGCCGGCCGCGACGAGTGGATTGCCTACGTCCTGCGCACCCTGCTCGGCTGGGGCGACGCGCTCACCCTGCGCCAGGGCGAGGACGAGGACCTGGCACTGGACCGCCTCGCCCTGCCCGTGCCCGAGCACGACACCCGCGTACGTCCCGACTTCGCCCTCGCGGAGCCCGGCGCACCGCTGGCCACCGAGCCGGACGCCGAGTCCGCCGCCAAGCGCGTACGCCTGCTCGGCCTGATCCTGCCCACCGGCACACCCCCCACGGCCCGCACCACGCGCGACGACTGGGCCGCCACCCCCGCCGACCGCCTCGCCCGCCTCTGCCGCTACCACGGCGTCCCCCTCGGCCTGGCCACCGACGGCCGCTGGTGGTGCCTGGTGTGGGCACCGGCCGGCGGCGTCACCACGACCGCCGTCTTCGACGCGATCGGCTGGGGAGAGGCGGCGGAGCGGGACGTCGTACGAGCCTTCCGGTCGCTGCTCTCCCGCACCCGCTTCTTCTCCTACGACGAGCCTGAGACGCTCCTCGGCCTGCTGAAGAAGAGCCTCGCCGCGGGCGACGACGTCACCGACGCGCTCGGCGTCCAGGTCCGGCAGGCGGTGGAGCTGCTGGTGGACGCCATCGGCCGCGCCGACGCCAGGGCGATGGAACACGGGGCGCCGGGGCTGCGGGCCGAGAAGGTCTCCGCGGGCGAGGTGTACCGGGCGGCGGTCGCCGTGATGATGCGGGTCGTCTTCCTGCTGTTCGCGGAGGAACGCGGCCTGCTGCCCGCCGACAACCCGGTGTACGCGCAGTCATACTCCGCCCGCTTCCTGCGCGACGAGCTGAAGAAGCGCGCGGACGCCGAGGGCGAGGACGCGCTGGACCACACGACGTCGGCATGGCACCGGCTGATCGCGCTGTTCCACGCGGTGCACGGCGGGGTCGACCACCCTGAGTTGCGGCTGCCCGCCTACGACGGTTCGCTCTTCGACCCGCGCAAGTACCCGTGGCTGGAGGACCGCTCCCCGCTGCTGCCCATCGACGACCGCACGGTGCTGCACATGCTGCAGTCGGTGCAGGAGGTCCACGTCGGTACCGGCCGACAGCGCGAGGTGCGGACCCTGTCCTTCCGCGCGCTGGACGTCGAGCAGATCGGCTATGTCTACGAGGGTCTGCTCTCGTACGGCGGTGAGCGCGCCGTCGAGCCGATGGTCGGCCTCATCGGTCCCGGGGGCAGCGAGCACGAGGTACCGCTGCGGGAGTTGGAGACGCTGGCGGCGCAGACGAAGGACGTGAAGGGGCTCGCGAAGAAAATCCACACGAAGTGGAAGGAGCCCAAGCCTCCGGCTTCTGAGTCGGCGCTGGCGAAGGCGTTGGCCCCGTTCAAGGACGCGGCGGAGGAGGAAGAGGCGCGTCGGCTGCTCCAGGCTGTCTCGCGGGACGCCGGACTGACGGCTCGTCTGATGCCGTTCTTCCGGATCATTCGGATGGATCTGCGGGGTCTGCCGGTCGTCATTCAGGCCGGGGCTCTCTTCGTCACCGAGTCCGTGCTTCGTAAGAACACCGGTACGCACTACACACCGCGGTTCCTGGCCGAGGAAGTCGTACGGCATGCGCTGGAGCCGCTGATGTACGAGGTGGGGCCGCTGCAGACGGCTGATGAGAAGCAGTGGAAGCCGAAGTCCGCTGAGCAGATCCTTGAGTTGAAGGTCGCCGACATCGCGATGGGGTCGGCGGCGTTCCTGGTGGCGGCGTGCCGTTACCTCGGGGATCGGTTGATCGAGGCGTGGGCTCGGGAGGGGGATGAGCGTGCCGTCGCGTATCGGGAGAGGCGGGCCGTTGATGCTGTGACGGCTTCGGATGCCGAGTCGGATCCGGTGGTGATAGAGGCTCGGCGAGATGTCATCGAGCACTGTCTGTACGGGGCGGATGTCAACCCGATGGCTGTGGAGATGGCCAAGCTGTCGTTGTGGCTGGTGTCCATGGATCCGAGTCGGCCGTTCACGTTTTTGGACGACCGGTTGGTGGCGGGGGACTCGCTGCTGGGTGTTTCCAGCATGGAGCAGATCCAGGGGCTTCACCTACGGCCTCAGCGGCAGACCGACGAGTGGACGGGCAAGGCCCGTGCCATGGTCGAGGAGCTGACCCGCGAGCGGCTTGCGATCACGGCGATCAAGGGCGTGGATCTGGAGGCGCTGCGGAAGAAGCGTGAGCGGCTGGCCCTGGTCAACGAGCACGCGAAGCGGTTGCGTTTGGTCGGCGACCTGCTGGCGGGGGCGGCGTTGGGGACGTGCGCGTCGGGGCGGGTGCCTTGGTACGAGCCGGAGGGCGGGGAGCGGATGCGGGACCTGTTCCCGTACGCGGCCCAGCTGGCGGCGGCTGTCGTGGCGGAGGGCGTCGGGGACGACGCGGATGTGGTGCGGGTTGCTCGGGAAACGGCTCGGGAGTGGCTGGCGGCGGAGTTGCCGGATGACGGGCTGGAGCGGGTGCCGTTGCATTGGCCCTTGGTGTTTCCGGAGGTGTTTACGGGGAGGGGTGGGTTTGATGCGATTGTGGGGAATCCGCCGTTTCTGGGTGGGCAGAAGCTGACGGGAGCTTTGGGGGAGGCGTATCGGGAGTACCTGGTCGATTTCCTTGCGAGGGGTAAGCGGGGGAGTGCTGACCTTGTGGCGTACTTTGAGCTTCGGGTACATGGGTTGCTCAATGGTGGTGGCCAGACGGGGCTGATTGCTACGAACACGCTGGCGCAGGGGGACACTCGCGAGGTCGGGCTTGATCAGTTGGAGCGGGACGGAGTGGCGATCAGACGGGCTATCAAGAGCGCGGAGTGGCCTTCTCGATCGGCGAATTTGGAGTACTGCGCGGTGTGGACTTCACGGGCGCGCCTCGGGGAAGGGACTGAGTGCGTGGTCGATGATGAGGTGGTACACAACGGAATCTCCACTTCGCTCTACCCGGGGACTCGGATTACCTCTTGGGTGATGCCGCTGGCACAGAACGCGAGTACGTCTTTCATCGGTTCCTATGTGCTCGGTATGGGGTTCACTTTGCCGGAGAATGAGGCGAAGGATTGGATCGCTCAGGACGAACGGTATGCGGAGGTGCTGTTTCCCTACCTGAACGGTCAGGACATCAATCAGAACGTCGGGCACGGCACTAACCGGTGGATCATCAACTTCCACAACTGGCCTGAGAGCAAGGCTGCTACATACACCAAGGCGTACGAGAAGGTCATTCGAGATGTGAAGCCGGAGCGAGCGCAAAACAATGATAGGTCGCGGCGTGAGATCTGGTGGCGGTTTACTCGGCCTGCCCCGGAGCTCCAGGAAGCCATCAGTTCGCTTGAACGCTGCATCGCCATCACGCTGGTCAGCAAGGTTGTGATGCCGGTCATGGTGCCGACAGGGCAGGTGTTCAGCCACATGCTGGGTGTCTTCGCGTCTGATGACGCCGCCCTTCTTGCTGTCCTCAGCAGTTCCCTGCACTACTGGTGGACAATCGACCGTTGCTCGACATTGGAAACACGGATCCGGTACACCCCCAGCGACGTCTTCGAAACCCTCGTCCGCCCCCCACTTACCGACCGCCTCCGCACCGCCGGAACTAGCCTTGACACCTACCGCCGAGACCTGATGCTCCGCCGCAACATCGGCCTCACTGACACCTACAACCTTATCCACGACGAAACCTGCCAGGACGCCGACATCATCGAACTCCGCCGTATCCACGAGGAGATCGACAAGGCCACCATCGAGGCCTACGGCTGGCTGGACCTGCTGGACGAGACCGGGGCGACCAAGCCGGCGGACCCCACGCACGAGCGCGTCCCGCTGGACCACGGCTTCCACGACACCGACCAGGGCCCCCGTTACACCATCGGCCTGCTCGCCCGCACCGAGATCATCGACCGCCTACGCCAGCTCAACCACCAGGCCTACGCCGACGAGGTCTTCCTCGGCCTGCACAAGAAGCCCGCGAAGCACCCGGACATGCCCCCGCCCTCTCAGGAGGCCCGCCGCAAGAAGGCACAGGGCAAGGAGGTCCAGGCGGTCGACTTCAACGACGGCTCGCTCTTCCAGCCCGAGGGCACGATCTTCTGA
- a CDS encoding RloB family protein → MVCGSEKTESDYLNGFKRHFKKRTVSLKVLEKPGSTVDVVRDAIGVMERAEGDYDQVWCVVDVDQYQDFDVAAPLARRHGVRLAVSNPCFELWLLLHHDDHTAPVADYRRLKVLLARHVRPSPGKGVNFDRDYADEASWRGAVERARSLARFGTEHTTNPATGVWRLALALHGEAVGDC, encoded by the coding sequence GTGGTCTGCGGATCCGAGAAGACCGAGTCCGACTACCTGAACGGCTTCAAGCGGCACTTCAAGAAGCGCACGGTGTCGCTCAAGGTCCTGGAGAAGCCGGGATCCACCGTCGATGTCGTGCGGGACGCCATCGGCGTGATGGAGCGGGCCGAGGGGGACTACGACCAGGTCTGGTGCGTGGTGGACGTGGACCAGTACCAGGACTTCGACGTGGCCGCACCGCTCGCTCGCAGGCACGGCGTGCGTCTGGCGGTGTCCAATCCCTGCTTCGAGCTGTGGCTCTTGCTCCATCACGACGACCACACCGCTCCCGTCGCCGACTATCGGCGCCTGAAGGTGCTGCTGGCGAGGCATGTCCGCCCTTCCCCGGGCAAGGGCGTGAACTTCGACCGCGACTACGCGGACGAGGCGTCGTGGCGTGGCGCCGTGGAACGTGCCCGCAGTCTGGCCCGGTTCGGTACCGAGCACACCACGAACCCGGCCACCGGGGTGTGGCGGCTTGCCCTGGCCCTGCACGGCGAGGCCGTCGGGGACTGCTGA